One Rhododendron vialii isolate Sample 1 chromosome 2a, ASM3025357v1 genomic region harbors:
- the LOC131310246 gene encoding uncharacterized protein LOC131310246 isoform X2, whose amino-acid sequence MADEFSAELAEGVAYVAGQDEGSRPVVIFRIKQDYHKFHSQKMFTRLLVFTLEVAMQTMPRNVEKFVLLFDASFYRSGSAFMNMLVATLKMIADYYPGRVHKAFVIDPPSLFSYLWKGVRAFVELAPLTMVISSLDFDDSMDLSDDFSFYSGSSSLRFNPSTAKVGSCSSSRFSFAVSPHLDSLKPWCLTLTDTSASKVGPTTPSPSSLLGPALISPLNARSHSFASPIYRTPRGNINNYKNGLFPSTPLPQKTQKVDPTSIHHPRTPKPSFLQSPATFFRKECHVTSRPEKSRDSFLPFLKFYRRPYDEGTYRSKMRPPLSGLVSIVSAQLHRRHASVSQRF is encoded by the exons ATGGCTGACGAGTTCTCAGCTGAGCTCGCCGAAGGCGTAGCTTACGTCGCAGGCCAGGATGAAGGTTCGCGACCCGTCGTG ATTTTCCGGATTAAGCAAGACTACCACAAGTTCCATTCTCAAAAGAT GTTTACTCGGTTGCTGGTGTTCACACTCGAGGTTGCAATGCAAACCATGCCCAGAAATGTCGAAAAATTCGTCCTTCTCTTTGACGCAA GCTTTTACAGATCGGGTTCGGCTTTTATGAATATGTTGGTGGCAACGTTGAAGATGATAGCCGACTACTATCCGGGTCGGGTTCACAAGGCTTTTGTGATTGACCCGCCTTCTCTCTTCTCGTATCTATGGAAG GGCGTACGTGCATTTGTTGAGCTAGCTCCACTCACCATGGTGATTTCATCACTAGACTTTGATGATTCAATGGATTTGAGCGATGACTTCTCATTCTATTCAGGATCCTCGTCCCTCCGATTCAACCCATCAACCGCCAAGGTCGGTTCTTGTTCTTCCTCTCGCTTCTCTTTCGCAGTCTCGCCCCACCTCGACTCCCTCAAGCCTTGGTGCCTCACCTTGACCGACACATCAGCATCCAAAGTAGGCCCCACTACCCCTTCCCCTTCCTCTCTCCTGGGCCCGGCTCTCATCTCCCCTCTCAACGCCCGGTCCCACTCGTTCGCATCGCCCATTTACAGAACGCCGCGTGGCAACATCAACAACTACAAAAATGGACTCTTCCCATCAACTCCGTTGCCCCAAAAGACCCAAAAAGTGGACCCCACAAGCATCCACCATCCGAGGACTCCAAAACCCTCCTTCCTCCAATCACCGGCTACGTTCTTCAGAAAGGAGTGCCACGTCACGAGCAGGCCCGAGAAATCACGAGATTCGTTCCTCCCGTTTTTGAAGTTCTACCGTCGTCCGTACGACGAGGGGACTTACAGATCGAAGATGAGGCCGCCGCTGAGCGGGCTCGTCTCCATCGTCTCCGCGCAGCTCCACCGTCGCCACGCGTCAGTCTCCCAGCGGTTTTGA
- the LOC131310246 gene encoding uncharacterized protein LOC131310246 isoform X1 — MGKKDQKNESEKDRERVEAVLDLVRKQAPLTLKQELFCNKACVERFLKSKGDNVKKAVKQLRACLSWRESIGIDRLMADEFSAELAEGVAYVAGQDEGSRPVVIFRIKQDYHKFHSQKMFTRLLVFTLEVAMQTMPRNVEKFVLLFDASFYRSGSAFMNMLVATLKMIADYYPGRVHKAFVIDPPSLFSYLWKGVRAFVELAPLTMVISSLDFDDSMDLSDDFSFYSGSSSLRFNPSTAKVGSCSSSRFSFAVSPHLDSLKPWCLTLTDTSASKVGPTTPSPSSLLGPALISPLNARSHSFASPIYRTPRGNINNYKNGLFPSTPLPQKTQKVDPTSIHHPRTPKPSFLQSPATFFRKECHVTSRPEKSRDSFLPFLKFYRRPYDEGTYRSKMRPPLSGLVSIVSAQLHRRHASVSQRF; from the exons atgggaaagaaaGACCAGAAGAACGAGAGCGAGAAAGACAGAGAAAGAGTTGAAGCAGTACTCGACCTCGTCAGAAAACAAGCCCCCCTCACTCTCAAACAG GAGTTGTTTTGCAACAAAGCTTGTGTTGAGAGGTTTCTAAAATCAAAAGGTGATAATGTGAAGAAGGCTGTGAAGCAGCTCCGAGCTtgtctttcttggagagagagtaTTGGCATTG ACCGTTTGATGGCTGACGAGTTCTCAGCTGAGCTCGCCGAAGGCGTAGCTTACGTCGCAGGCCAGGATGAAGGTTCGCGACCCGTCGTG ATTTTCCGGATTAAGCAAGACTACCACAAGTTCCATTCTCAAAAGAT GTTTACTCGGTTGCTGGTGTTCACACTCGAGGTTGCAATGCAAACCATGCCCAGAAATGTCGAAAAATTCGTCCTTCTCTTTGACGCAA GCTTTTACAGATCGGGTTCGGCTTTTATGAATATGTTGGTGGCAACGTTGAAGATGATAGCCGACTACTATCCGGGTCGGGTTCACAAGGCTTTTGTGATTGACCCGCCTTCTCTCTTCTCGTATCTATGGAAG GGCGTACGTGCATTTGTTGAGCTAGCTCCACTCACCATGGTGATTTCATCACTAGACTTTGATGATTCAATGGATTTGAGCGATGACTTCTCATTCTATTCAGGATCCTCGTCCCTCCGATTCAACCCATCAACCGCCAAGGTCGGTTCTTGTTCTTCCTCTCGCTTCTCTTTCGCAGTCTCGCCCCACCTCGACTCCCTCAAGCCTTGGTGCCTCACCTTGACCGACACATCAGCATCCAAAGTAGGCCCCACTACCCCTTCCCCTTCCTCTCTCCTGGGCCCGGCTCTCATCTCCCCTCTCAACGCCCGGTCCCACTCGTTCGCATCGCCCATTTACAGAACGCCGCGTGGCAACATCAACAACTACAAAAATGGACTCTTCCCATCAACTCCGTTGCCCCAAAAGACCCAAAAAGTGGACCCCACAAGCATCCACCATCCGAGGACTCCAAAACCCTCCTTCCTCCAATCACCGGCTACGTTCTTCAGAAAGGAGTGCCACGTCACGAGCAGGCCCGAGAAATCACGAGATTCGTTCCTCCCGTTTTTGAAGTTCTACCGTCGTCCGTACGACGAGGGGACTTACAGATCGAAGATGAGGCCGCCGCTGAGCGGGCTCGTCTCCATCGTCTCCGCGCAGCTCCACCGTCGCCACGCGTCAGTCTCCCAGCGGTTTTGA